In one window of Helianthus annuus cultivar XRQ/B chromosome 17, HanXRQr2.0-SUNRISE, whole genome shotgun sequence DNA:
- the LOC110921744 gene encoding adenine phosphoribosyltransferase 4, producing MSAGENDASADRINAIKSTLRVVPDFPKPGILFLDITTLLLDPKAFKDTIDLFVERYKQKDISVVAGIEARGFMFGPAIALAIGAKFVPLRKPKKLPGEVISEKYVLEYGTDCLEMHVGAVERGERALVVDDLVATGGTLCAAMNLLERAGAVVVECACVVEVPDLKGRERLRLHGKPLYVLIESQFEATS from the exons ATGTCGGCCGGCGAAAACGACGCTTCGGCCGATCGTATTAATGCCATCAAGTCCACCCTACGCGTCGTCCCCGACTTCCCCAAACCAG GAATACTGTTTTTAGACATCACTACATTGTTGCTCGATCCAAAGGCCTTTAAAGACACGATCGATTTGTTCGTTGAGCGTTACAAACAGAAAGATATTTCTGTAGTTGCAG GTATCGAAGCTCGGGGTTTTATGTTTGGTCCTGCAATCGCACTGGCGATCGGAGCAAAGTTTGTTCCATTAAGGAAACCGAAAAAGTTGCCTG GTGAAGTTATATCAGAAAAATACGTATTGGAATACGGGACAGATTGCCTTGAAATGCATGTAGGAGCTGTTGAACGGGGAGAGCGCGCTCTTGTGGTTGATGATTTGGTTGCTACTGGTGGCACCCTTTGTGCTGCAATGAACTTGCTAG AACGCGCTGGTGCTGTGGTTGTTGAATGCGCTTGTGTGGTTGAAGTCCCAGACTTAAAG GGCCGTGAACGATTAAGATTGCATGGGAAGCCGTTGTATGTACTAATCGAGTCGCAGTTTGAGGCAACTTCATGA